A stretch of the Lolium perenne isolate Kyuss_39 chromosome 3, Kyuss_2.0, whole genome shotgun sequence genome encodes the following:
- the LOC127342104 gene encoding thermospermine synthase ACAULIS5 isoform X1 gives MVGAMHEGIVRGDMNGLENNGHGQAAVATQLLQRGGGEESKWYEEEIDDDLKLCYSLNSVLHRGTSKYQEIALIDTKHFGKALIIDGKMQSTEVDEFIYHESLIHPSLLFHPNPKTVFIMGGGEGSAARETLKHKTVQRVVMCDIDEEVVDFCRTYLSANWDAFANDKLRLVINDASNAVSVLHDRFCRAELEKSTEKFDVIVGDLADPVEGGPCYQLYTKCFYQNVLKPKLDDHGIFVTQAGPAGVLTHKEVFSSIYNTLRHVFKHVKAYTAHVPSFADTWGWVMASDQPFTLTAQQINQRIVDRIDGELLYLSGEFLISSTILNKSVCVSLLNETHVYTEDDARFIYGHGMGHCA, from the exons ATGGTAGGAGCTATGCACGAAGGCATAGTTCGCGGCGACATGAACGGGTTAGAGAACAATGGGCACGGCCAGGCGGCTGTGGCAACGCAGCTGCTGCAGAGGGGAGGCGGCGAGGAGAGCAAGTGGTACGAGGAGGAGATCGACGACGACCTCAAGCTCTGCTACTCCTTGAACAG TGTGCTGCACCGAGGGACAAGCAAGTACCAGGAGATAGCTCTGATCGATACGAAGCATTTCGGGAAG GCTCTGATAATCGACGGGAAGATGCAGAGTACGGAGGTGGACGAGTTCATCTACCACGAGTCCCTGATACACCCGTCGCTTCTCTTCCACCCCAA CCCGAAGACGGTGTTCATCATGGGAGGCGGCGAGGGCTCCGCCGCAAGGGAAACACTGAAGCACAAGACCGTCCAGAGGGTGGTCATGTGTGACATAGACGAG GAGGTTGTGGACTTTTGCAGGACATACCTAAGCGCTAACTGGGACGCGTTCGCCAACGACAAGCTCCGTCTCGTCATCAACGACGCCAG CAATGCTGTATCTGTGCTTCACGATCGATTCTGCAGGGCTGAGCTGGAGAAGAGCACGGAGAAGTTCGACGTCATAGTGGGAGACCTCGCGGATCCCGTGGAGGGAGGCCCCTGCTACCAGCTCTATACCAAGTGCTTCTACCAGAACGTGCTCAAGCCTAAGCTCGACGATCACGGCATCTTCGTCACACAG GCTGGGCCAGCCGGCGTTCTGACGCACAAGGAGGTCTTCTCCTCCATCTACAACACCCTGAGGCACGTCTTCAAGC ATGTAAAAGCTTACACTGCGCATGTGCCATCCTTCGCTGACACCTGGGGCTGGGTGATG GCATCAGATCAACCGTTCACCCTCACTGCCCAGCAGATCAATCAGAGAATCGTGGACAGGATCGATGGGGAGCTGCTGTATCTCAGCGGCGAATTTCTCATTTCTTCCACCATTCTCAACAAGAGCGTATGCGTCTC GCTTTTGAACGAGACACATGTGTACACGGAGGATGATGCCAGGTTCATCTACGGCCATGGGATGGGGCACTGCGCTTAA
- the LOC127342104 gene encoding thermospermine synthase ACAULIS5 isoform X2, whose amino-acid sequence MVGAMHEGIVRGDMNGLENNGHGQAAVATQLLQRGGGEESKWYEEEIDDDLKLCYSLNSVLHRGTSKYQEIALIDTKHFGKALIIDGKMQSTEVDEFIYHESLIHPSLLFHPNPKTVFIMGGGEGSAARETLKHKTVQRVVMCDIDEEVVDFCRTYLSANWDAFANDKLRLVINDARAELEKSTEKFDVIVGDLADPVEGGPCYQLYTKCFYQNVLKPKLDDHGIFVTQAGPAGVLTHKEVFSSIYNTLRHVFKHVKAYTAHVPSFADTWGWVMASDQPFTLTAQQINQRIVDRIDGELLYLSGEFLISSTILNKSVCVSLLNETHVYTEDDARFIYGHGMGHCA is encoded by the exons ATGGTAGGAGCTATGCACGAAGGCATAGTTCGCGGCGACATGAACGGGTTAGAGAACAATGGGCACGGCCAGGCGGCTGTGGCAACGCAGCTGCTGCAGAGGGGAGGCGGCGAGGAGAGCAAGTGGTACGAGGAGGAGATCGACGACGACCTCAAGCTCTGCTACTCCTTGAACAG TGTGCTGCACCGAGGGACAAGCAAGTACCAGGAGATAGCTCTGATCGATACGAAGCATTTCGGGAAG GCTCTGATAATCGACGGGAAGATGCAGAGTACGGAGGTGGACGAGTTCATCTACCACGAGTCCCTGATACACCCGTCGCTTCTCTTCCACCCCAA CCCGAAGACGGTGTTCATCATGGGAGGCGGCGAGGGCTCCGCCGCAAGGGAAACACTGAAGCACAAGACCGTCCAGAGGGTGGTCATGTGTGACATAGACGAG GAGGTTGTGGACTTTTGCAGGACATACCTAAGCGCTAACTGGGACGCGTTCGCCAACGACAAGCTCCGTCTCGTCATCAACGACGCCAG GGCTGAGCTGGAGAAGAGCACGGAGAAGTTCGACGTCATAGTGGGAGACCTCGCGGATCCCGTGGAGGGAGGCCCCTGCTACCAGCTCTATACCAAGTGCTTCTACCAGAACGTGCTCAAGCCTAAGCTCGACGATCACGGCATCTTCGTCACACAG GCTGGGCCAGCCGGCGTTCTGACGCACAAGGAGGTCTTCTCCTCCATCTACAACACCCTGAGGCACGTCTTCAAGC ATGTAAAAGCTTACACTGCGCATGTGCCATCCTTCGCTGACACCTGGGGCTGGGTGATG GCATCAGATCAACCGTTCACCCTCACTGCCCAGCAGATCAATCAGAGAATCGTGGACAGGATCGATGGGGAGCTGCTGTATCTCAGCGGCGAATTTCTCATTTCTTCCACCATTCTCAACAAGAGCGTATGCGTCTC GCTTTTGAACGAGACACATGTGTACACGGAGGATGATGCCAGGTTCATCTACGGCCATGGGATGGGGCACTGCGCTTAA